The Gemmata palustris genome includes a region encoding these proteins:
- the glpK gene encoding glycerol kinase GlpK, whose product MPSPVILAIDQGTTSSRAVVYDAKTFDVLGTAQQEIEQHYPHDGWVEHEPEDIWYSVARTVREALAKSGRDAKSVAAIGITNQRETVIAWDRASGRPVHRAIVWQDRRTTDFCRERAADQPVLTAKTGLVLDPYFSGTKLRWLLERTPLLKVVADRGELAFGTVDSFLIWRLTGGAVHATDATNASRTLLFNIHTMQWDDELLRYFGVPRAALPDVKSSVAEYGVTKGLDFLPDGVPIRGAAGDQQAALFGQGCFTPGEAKCTYGTGAFYLLHTGDTAVASKHKLLTTVAAMTDARPKYALEGAVFVAGAAVQWLRDGLGLFKSSEDVERLAKESNPAEPVLFVPGFVGLGAPHWVPEARGVIFGLTRATTAADLGRAALEGVAFQVADLIDAAEKGTGEGGLLRVDGGMARNDWFLQFQADALGRPVARAAQSESTALGAAFLAALGAGLADESALGALVSAATRFEPKLPAADRAKKLQAWRKAVRAVIGFYSTE is encoded by the coding sequence ATGCCCTCTCCCGTTATTCTCGCGATCGATCAGGGTACCACCAGTTCGCGCGCCGTGGTGTACGACGCAAAAACGTTCGACGTGCTCGGTACCGCACAGCAGGAGATCGAACAGCACTACCCGCACGACGGCTGGGTGGAGCACGAGCCGGAAGACATCTGGTACTCGGTCGCGCGCACCGTGCGCGAAGCGCTCGCGAAATCGGGCCGCGATGCGAAGTCGGTGGCCGCGATCGGGATCACCAACCAGCGCGAAACGGTGATCGCGTGGGACCGGGCCAGCGGGCGCCCGGTTCACCGCGCGATCGTGTGGCAGGACCGCCGTACCACCGACTTCTGCCGCGAGCGCGCGGCCGATCAGCCGGTACTGACCGCAAAGACCGGACTGGTACTCGACCCGTATTTTTCCGGCACGAAGCTGCGGTGGTTGCTCGAGCGCACGCCGCTGTTGAAGGTTGTTGCGGACCGCGGGGAACTGGCGTTCGGGACGGTCGATTCGTTCCTCATTTGGCGGCTCACGGGCGGCGCGGTCCACGCCACCGACGCGACCAACGCGAGCCGCACGCTGCTGTTCAACATCCACACGATGCAGTGGGACGATGAACTGCTCCGCTACTTCGGCGTACCCCGAGCCGCGCTGCCGGACGTGAAGTCGAGCGTGGCGGAATACGGCGTCACGAAGGGATTGGACTTCCTCCCCGATGGTGTGCCGATCCGCGGTGCCGCGGGCGACCAGCAGGCCGCGCTCTTCGGGCAGGGCTGCTTCACCCCCGGCGAGGCGAAGTGTACCTACGGCACGGGGGCGTTTTACCTGCTCCACACCGGCGACACGGCGGTGGCATCGAAGCACAAGTTGCTCACCACCGTGGCCGCAATGACCGATGCGCGGCCCAAGTACGCTCTCGAAGGCGCTGTGTTTGTGGCGGGCGCAGCGGTGCAGTGGTTGCGCGACGGGCTGGGCCTGTTCAAATCGTCGGAGGATGTGGAACGACTCGCGAAAGAGTCGAACCCCGCGGAACCGGTGCTGTTCGTGCCCGGGTTCGTGGGCTTGGGGGCGCCGCATTGGGTTCCCGAAGCTCGTGGTGTGATTTTCGGACTGACGCGGGCTACGACTGCCGCGGACTTGGGGCGCGCGGCGCTGGAGGGCGTCGCGTTCCAGGTGGCGGATTTGATTGACGCGGCGGAGAAAGGAACCGGGGAAGGCGGTCTCCTGCGCGTGGACGGCGGAATGGCGCGGAACGATTGGTTCTTGCAGTTCCAGGCGGACGCGCTCGGGCGCCCGGTCGCGCGTGCGGCGCAGAGCGAATCGACGGCCCTCGGCGCCGCGTTCCTCGCGGCCCTCGGCGCGGGGCTGGCGGATGAATCCGCTCTCGGTGCTCTGGTCTCTGCCGCGACACGGTTCGAGCCAAAGTTGCCGGCGGCCGATCGCGCGAAGAAGTTGCAGGCGTGGCGCAAAGCCGTGCGCGCGGTGATCGGGTTCTACTCCACCGAGTGA
- a CDS encoding bifunctional serine/threonine-protein kinase/formylglycine-generating enzyme family protein: protein MTDETIFATALEKTDPVERATYLVSACVGDVKRRRRIEGLLNAHEGAGSFLEHPAVAAPDPDRADARTVAHDSAGPADTDEALRFLAPPSRPDSLGRIGHYEVLEVLGRGGFGIVFRAFDDVLQRVVAVKVLAPQMAATSPARKRFIREARSSARVRHENVVQVHAVEEQPLPFLVMEFVPGETLQQRLDRSGPLDVAEILRISRQLAEGLAAAHAQGLVHRDIKPSNVLIGPHQQVKITDFGLARAADDASISQSGIVAGTPMYMAPEQARGDTLDHRADLFSLGSVLYVMCAGRPPFRASGTLAVLKRVCDEDPRPIREVIPEIPEWLCRIVEKLHAKDPDQRYQSAKDVAAVLADCERQLQEHSTLVDVARIPSGKPAPAPAPIRPFNRVLFVMLVAFVAALFMPDPALALLVFIGLVWIPLVFPGVLSFLGRTPKTGGEQIPPPVPVTPKWLKVGEVTAKIGISIYVMFAIFWHTNIVAYLRDQGEVEVVPDPELVSVIVHQGDDAVTDWFDVSAHPKIKLPPGKYKLEPGFRSLKRTAGHWEITTHGALTGHSSRTSADRAPGFEIKRGEWVTIRVVMRDNPQRTDHIESPEPQPAPASFDAVQASELQKLWSRHLVLPVEHTNSIGMKFQLIPPGRIQVGSASEAVATAIKATGPEAWAHQEIQSEAPAKEVTIDTPFYMGSHEVTREEFELFVTQTGYITTAEASGRGGWAWDENSGRDVQKPEHTWKNTAYVPSRKHPVVFVTLADAQAFCAWLTRKGGRTYVIPSEAQWEFACRAGTATPWYCGTDPEALGAHEWIKTNSDDRSHAVGEKSSNPFGLFDMSGNVSEIALDLDRKPVHRGGTTAFSPWLSRSASRYRVGEAGYSHARSGFRVAINGLKTKIEEPKQTPVPEVVQPLRDAVAAKGRALEYVKKRFGGGLASKLDVLVAEAEWTEARIKLAEAEGDKPAVIERLEELVKQRSEERELVALRVEVGVDRQELLDHADARLAEAKARLVRAKPAPRGLPVAPPPHPAP from the coding sequence ATGACTGATGAAACGATCTTCGCGACCGCACTCGAAAAGACCGATCCGGTCGAACGGGCCACGTATTTAGTTAGCGCCTGTGTCGGTGATGTGAAGCGCCGACGGCGAATCGAAGGGTTGCTCAACGCCCACGAGGGCGCGGGCTCCTTCCTCGAACACCCCGCGGTCGCTGCGCCCGATCCGGACCGCGCCGACGCACGTACCGTGGCGCACGACTCCGCCGGTCCTGCCGACACCGACGAGGCGCTCCGGTTTCTCGCGCCTCCATCGCGCCCGGATTCGCTCGGCCGAATCGGGCACTACGAGGTGCTCGAAGTGCTGGGGCGCGGTGGGTTCGGAATCGTGTTCCGTGCGTTCGACGACGTGCTGCAGCGGGTGGTCGCGGTGAAGGTACTCGCGCCGCAAATGGCGGCCACATCACCCGCGCGCAAGCGGTTCATTCGCGAAGCCCGGTCGTCGGCCCGAGTGCGGCACGAAAACGTAGTGCAGGTCCACGCGGTCGAGGAGCAACCGCTCCCGTTCTTGGTGATGGAGTTCGTGCCCGGCGAGACGCTCCAACAACGCCTCGACCGTTCCGGTCCGTTAGACGTGGCGGAGATCCTGCGGATCAGCCGGCAGCTCGCCGAGGGGCTGGCCGCGGCCCACGCGCAGGGCTTGGTTCACCGCGACATCAAGCCCTCCAACGTGCTGATCGGCCCGCACCAGCAGGTGAAGATCACCGACTTCGGCCTCGCGCGAGCTGCGGACGACGCGAGCATTTCGCAGAGCGGGATCGTGGCGGGTACGCCGATGTACATGGCCCCGGAGCAGGCGCGGGGAGATACTCTCGACCACCGCGCCGACCTGTTCAGCCTCGGGAGCGTGCTCTACGTGATGTGCGCCGGGCGCCCGCCGTTCCGCGCGAGCGGGACACTGGCCGTGTTGAAGCGCGTCTGCGACGAAGACCCGCGCCCGATCCGGGAAGTCATTCCCGAGATACCGGAATGGCTGTGCCGGATCGTGGAGAAGCTGCACGCGAAAGACCCGGACCAGCGGTACCAGAGCGCGAAGGACGTGGCCGCCGTACTCGCTGACTGTGAGCGCCAGTTACAGGAACACAGCACGTTAGTGGACGTCGCGCGTATCCCCAGTGGCAAGCCCGCACCTGCTCCGGCCCCGATTCGGCCCTTCAATCGGGTTCTGTTCGTGATGCTCGTGGCTTTCGTCGCGGCTCTGTTCATGCCGGACCCGGCGCTGGCCTTATTAGTTTTCATCGGTTTGGTGTGGATACCGCTCGTGTTCCCGGGGGTGCTGTCGTTTCTCGGGCGGACCCCTAAAACCGGGGGCGAACAGATCCCCCCTCCCGTGCCGGTCACACCGAAGTGGCTCAAAGTGGGTGAGGTGACCGCGAAAATTGGAATATCGATCTATGTCATGTTCGCGATTTTTTGGCACACGAATATCGTGGCGTATTTGCGCGATCAAGGCGAAGTCGAAGTCGTCCCGGACCCCGAACTGGTATCGGTGATTGTTCACCAGGGTGACGATGCGGTCACCGATTGGTTCGATGTGAGCGCGCACCCCAAGATTAAATTGCCGCCGGGCAAGTACAAGCTCGAACCGGGGTTCCGCTCTCTCAAGCGGACCGCGGGGCACTGGGAGATCACGACGCACGGAGCACTCACCGGCCACTCGTCGCGGACGAGCGCCGACCGCGCACCGGGGTTCGAGATCAAGCGCGGCGAGTGGGTCACCATCCGGGTCGTCATGCGCGACAACCCCCAGCGCACCGACCACATCGAGTCGCCCGAACCGCAGCCCGCGCCCGCGTCGTTCGACGCGGTTCAAGCGAGCGAGCTCCAGAAGTTGTGGTCGCGTCACCTCGTTCTGCCGGTCGAACATACCAACTCCATCGGCATGAAATTCCAGCTCATCCCGCCCGGGCGAATACAGGTCGGCAGCGCGTCCGAAGCCGTTGCGACCGCGATCAAGGCAACGGGCCCGGAGGCGTGGGCGCATCAAGAAATTCAAAGTGAAGCGCCCGCCAAAGAGGTAACGATCGATACCCCGTTCTACATGGGTTCTCATGAAGTCACGCGCGAGGAGTTCGAGCTATTCGTGACGCAAACGGGCTACATCACGACGGCGGAAGCGAGTGGCCGGGGCGGTTGGGCCTGGGACGAAAACAGTGGGCGCGACGTTCAGAAGCCCGAACACACCTGGAAGAACACGGCGTATGTGCCTTCACGCAAGCACCCGGTCGTGTTCGTGACACTGGCCGACGCGCAAGCGTTCTGCGCTTGGCTCACTCGGAAGGGCGGGCGGACCTACGTCATCCCGTCCGAAGCGCAGTGGGAGTTCGCGTGTCGCGCGGGAACCGCAACGCCTTGGTACTGTGGCACCGACCCCGAAGCCCTCGGCGCCCACGAGTGGATCAAGACGAACTCCGACGATCGGAGCCACGCAGTGGGCGAAAAGAGTTCCAACCCGTTCGGCCTGTTCGATATGTCGGGCAACGTTTCGGAAATCGCACTCGATTTGGATCGCAAACCGGTTCACCGCGGCGGCACGACCGCGTTTTCTCCCTGGCTGTCTCGTTCCGCGTCGCGCTACCGGGTCGGCGAAGCGGGGTACAGTCACGCCCGCAGTGGGTTCCGTGTCGCTATCAATGGCCTGAAGACGAAAATCGAGGAACCGAAGCAAACGCCCGTTCCCGAAGTCGTGCAACCGCTGCGCGACGCGGTGGCGGCCAAAGGGCGCGCCCTGGAATACGTCAAGAAGCGGTTCGGGGGCGGCCTCGCCAGCAAGCTCGATGTTCTCGTTGCGGAAGCAGAATGGACCGAGGCGCGCATCAAGTTGGCGGAAGCCGAGGGGGACAAGCCGGCCGTGATCGAACGGCTCGAAGAACTCGTGAAGCAGCGCTCGGAAGAGCGCGAACTGGTCGCGCTGCGTGTCGAGGTCGGAGTCGACCGCCAGGAGTTACTGGACCACGCCGATGCGCGCCTCGCAGAAGCCAAGGCGCGGCTGGTGCGGGCCAAACCCGCACCGCGCGGGCTCCCGGTCGCTCCTCCGCCGCACCCCGCCCCGTAA